Proteins from one Syntrophaceae bacterium genomic window:
- a CDS encoding electron transfer flavoprotein subunit beta/FixA family protein, whose product MNIIACVKQVPDTEAQIKVKADGSGIDEGGIKWVMNPYDEFGVEEALKLKEKLGGDVTIVSIGPARAMETIRTALAMGAEKGVHIDDPALNAADAYATAAALAAAIKGLPYDIIFCGQRAIDDDSAQVGAILAELLGVPQVTFVTKLEIDGTKVKAVRPIEGAQLVIETSLPCVITATKGLNEPRYASLPGIMKAKKKPVDAKNAAALGVSADAKSKVAKMVPPPARPPGKILCADDTPEGKAAELAKLLREEAKVI is encoded by the coding sequence GTGAATATCATCGCATGTGTAAAGCAGGTTCCGGATACGGAAGCCCAGATCAAAGTCAAGGCCGATGGATCGGGGATCGACGAGGGCGGCATCAAGTGGGTCATGAATCCCTATGACGAGTTTGGTGTCGAGGAAGCCCTGAAACTGAAGGAAAAGCTCGGTGGCGATGTGACGATCGTGTCCATCGGACCCGCGCGGGCCATGGAGACCATTCGCACCGCCTTGGCCATGGGTGCCGAGAAGGGCGTCCACATCGACGACCCCGCTCTGAATGCGGCCGATGCCTACGCCACGGCGGCGGCCCTGGCGGCAGCCATCAAGGGCCTGCCCTATGACATTATTTTCTGCGGCCAGCGAGCCATCGACGATGACTCCGCCCAGGTCGGAGCCATTCTGGCGGAGCTCCTCGGCGTTCCCCAGGTGACCTTTGTCACGAAGCTGGAAATCGACGGAACGAAAGTCAAGGCCGTGCGGCCCATCGAGGGTGCCCAGCTGGTCATCGAGACGTCCCTGCCCTGCGTGATTACGGCGACCAAGGGTCTCAACGAGCCCCGCTACGCCTCGCTCCCCGGCATCATGAAGGCCAAGAAGAAGCCGGTCGATGCGAAGAACGCCGCCGCCCTCGGCGTGTCAGCCGATGCCAAGTCGAAAGTGGCGAAGATGGTCCCCCCGCCTGCCCGTCCTCCTGGAAAGATTCTCTGCGCCGACGATACGCCCGAAGGCAAGGCGGCGGAGCTGGCGAAGCTTCTGCGGGAAGAGGCGAAGGTCATCTAA
- a CDS encoding electron transfer flavoprotein subunit alpha/FixB family protein — translation MAKGVWIVAELRDGAFRKVTFELASTARKLADQLGEEACAVVCGSGVAGIAGELGKYGIDKVYVADNAAFEPYTTDAHAAAVAKVVKDNDASILLVAASFQGKDLAPRLVGKLATGMASDCTDVKIADGKLLAVRPMYAGKCFGEIVVSATPQIAALRPNVFPIVESAKAGAVETFDPGLGDLKTKVLEVQKEESGKIDVSEANIIVSGGRGMKGPENFAILEELAAVLGAAVGASRAAVDAGWRAQSDQVGQTGKVVSPNLYIACGISGAIQHLAGMSSSKYIVAVNKDPEAPIFQKADYGLVDDLFKVVPALTQECKKLLG, via the coding sequence ATGGCAAAAGGTGTATGGATTGTAGCAGAACTGCGTGACGGCGCCTTCCGGAAGGTGACTTTCGAGCTGGCCAGCACCGCCCGGAAACTGGCGGACCAGCTGGGTGAGGAAGCCTGCGCCGTGGTGTGCGGCTCCGGTGTTGCGGGTATTGCCGGAGAGCTGGGAAAATACGGAATCGACAAGGTTTACGTGGCCGACAACGCCGCGTTTGAGCCCTATACGACGGATGCCCATGCGGCGGCCGTCGCCAAGGTCGTCAAGGACAACGATGCGTCCATCCTGCTGGTGGCCGCATCCTTCCAGGGCAAGGACCTGGCCCCCCGGCTGGTCGGCAAGCTGGCCACCGGAATGGCCTCGGACTGCACGGACGTCAAGATCGCCGACGGCAAGCTCCTGGCGGTGCGCCCCATGTACGCCGGCAAGTGCTTCGGCGAGATCGTCGTTTCGGCGACGCCGCAGATCGCGGCCCTTCGTCCCAATGTGTTCCCGATTGTCGAGAGCGCAAAGGCGGGCGCCGTCGAGACCTTCGACCCGGGTCTGGGCGATCTGAAGACGAAAGTCCTGGAAGTGCAGAAAGAGGAGTCGGGCAAGATCGACGTGTCGGAAGCGAACATCATCGTCTCCGGCGGCCGTGGCATGAAGGGGCCGGAGAACTTCGCCATCCTGGAAGAGCTGGCGGCCGTCCTCGGAGCCGCGGTCGGCGCTTCGCGTGCCGCCGTGGATGCCGGCTGGAGAGCCCAGTCGGACCAGGTGGGACAGACCGGCAAGGTCGTGTCTCCGAACCTGTACATTGCCTGCGGGATTTCGGGCGCCATCCAGCACCTCGCCGGGATGAGCTCCTCGAAGTACATCGTGGCCGTCAACAAGGATCCGGAAGCCCCGATTTTCCAGAAGGCCGATTACGGGCTCGTGGATGACCTCTTCAAGGTCGTACCCGCCCTGACGCAGGAGTGCAAGAAGCTGCTTGGGTAG